In the genome of Dickeya fangzhongdai, one region contains:
- a CDS encoding GIY-YIG nuclease family protein, which produces MKNSETTWFLYLLRTDSGLLYTGITTDVTRRLAQHQAGKGARALRGKGPLTLAYHCVAGDRSTALKWEYRVKQLSKMQKERLVQHQPPTLTDFMPLFRSD; this is translated from the coding sequence GTGAAAAACAGTGAGACCACATGGTTTCTGTACCTGCTGCGCACCGACAGCGGGCTGCTTTATACCGGCATCACCACCGACGTGACGCGGCGGCTGGCGCAGCATCAGGCCGGGAAAGGAGCGCGCGCGTTGCGCGGCAAAGGACCGCTGACGCTAGCGTATCACTGCGTGGCGGGCGATCGTTCCACCGCGCTGAAATGGGAATATCGCGTCAAACAGCTAAGCAAAATGCAAAAAGAAAGGCTGGTGCAGCACCAGCCTCCGACGCTTACCGATTTTATGCCCCTGTTCAGAAGCGATTGA
- the deoC gene encoding deoxyribose-phosphate aldolase: MSDLTAAAQRALGLMDLTTLNDDDTDEKVIALCRQANSPAGKTAAICIYPRFVPLARKVLREQGTPDVRIATVTNFPHGNDDIDIALAETNAAIAYGADDVDVVFPYRALMAGNRQVGFELVSACKAACAAAGVLLKVIIETGELKSDELIREASEIAIDAGADFIKTSTGKVAVNATLHSAEVMLSVIRDKGVGERVGFKPAGGVRTAEDAAQYLQLADAIMGDGWADARHFRFGASGLLGSLLTTLGHEAGQARSGY; encoded by the coding sequence ATGAGTGATTTGACTGCGGCGGCGCAACGCGCGCTGGGACTGATGGATTTAACCACCCTGAATGACGACGATACCGATGAGAAGGTGATCGCCCTGTGTCGTCAGGCTAACAGCCCGGCGGGAAAAACCGCCGCCATTTGTATTTACCCGCGTTTTGTGCCGCTGGCGCGCAAGGTGCTGCGCGAGCAGGGCACGCCGGATGTCCGCATCGCTACCGTGACCAATTTCCCGCACGGCAACGACGACATTGACATTGCGCTGGCGGAAACCAATGCGGCTATCGCTTACGGCGCCGACGACGTGGACGTGGTGTTCCCCTATCGGGCGCTGATGGCCGGCAACCGTCAGGTCGGTTTCGAGCTGGTGAGCGCCTGTAAGGCGGCCTGTGCCGCGGCGGGCGTGCTGCTGAAAGTAATCATTGAAACCGGCGAGCTGAAAAGCGATGAACTGATTCGCGAAGCCAGCGAAATTGCCATTGATGCCGGGGCGGATTTCATCAAAACCTCGACCGGCAAAGTGGCGGTGAACGCTACGCTGCATTCTGCCGAAGTGATGCTGAGCGTGATCCGCGATAAAGGCGTGGGTGAGCGCGTCGGTTTTAAACCGGCCGGCGGCGTGCGCACAGCGGAAGATGCGGCGCAGTATCTGCAACTTGCCGACGCTATCATGGGCGACGGTTGGGCGGATGCCCGCCATTTCCGATTTGGCGCGTCCGGCTTGCTCGGTAGCCTGTTGACCACGCTGGGCCACGAAGCCGGGCAGGCACGCAGCGGCTACTGA
- the deoA gene encoding thymidine phosphorylase, whose product MFLIQEIIRKKRDGHPLSAEEIRFFINGVRDNTVSEGQIAALAMTIFFHDMNMDERVALTLAMRDSGTVLDWSGLNLNGPLVDKHSTGGVGDVTSLMLGPMVAACGGYVPMISGRGLGHTGGTLDKLESIPGLDIFPEDDVFRQIIRQVGVAIIGQTSSLAPADKRFYATRDITATVDSIPLITASILAKKLAEGLDALVMDVKVGSGAFMPTYEQSEQLAQAIVGVANNAGCRTSALLTDMSQVLASSAGNALEVREAVRFLTGEQRNPRLFEVTMALCESMLLAGHLARDAAEARAKLQSVLDNGRAAEVFGRMVAAQHGPTDFVEHYDRYLSPATLSKPVFAGRDGFVGAMDARALGMVVVALGGGRRQASDIIDHSVGLSDMVSLGERVDAQRPLAVVHARTESDWQLAAQALREAIRLDDQPPAPCPLIYRRLDATDIYTQNNSSCRKAASE is encoded by the coding sequence TTGTTTCTGATTCAGGAAATTATCCGCAAAAAACGCGACGGGCATCCGCTCAGCGCGGAGGAAATTCGCTTTTTCATCAACGGTGTGCGCGATAACACCGTGTCGGAAGGGCAGATCGCCGCGCTGGCGATGACCATCTTCTTCCACGATATGAACATGGATGAACGGGTGGCGTTGACGCTGGCGATGCGCGATTCCGGCACGGTGCTGGACTGGTCCGGGCTAAACCTGAACGGTCCGCTGGTGGACAAACACTCGACCGGCGGCGTCGGCGATGTCACGTCGCTGATGCTGGGGCCGATGGTGGCGGCCTGCGGCGGCTATGTGCCGATGATTTCCGGCCGCGGTCTGGGCCACACCGGCGGTACGCTGGACAAGCTGGAGTCGATTCCTGGGCTGGACATCTTCCCGGAGGATGACGTCTTTCGGCAGATCATCCGTCAGGTTGGGGTGGCGATTATCGGGCAGACCAGCTCGCTGGCGCCGGCGGACAAGCGTTTTTACGCCACCCGCGATATCACCGCCACCGTCGATTCCATCCCGCTGATCACCGCCTCGATTCTGGCGAAAAAGCTGGCGGAAGGGCTGGACGCGCTGGTGATGGACGTCAAAGTCGGTTCCGGCGCGTTTATGCCGACCTATGAACAGTCGGAGCAACTGGCGCAGGCGATTGTCGGCGTGGCCAATAATGCCGGCTGCCGCACCAGCGCGCTGTTGACCGACATGAGTCAGGTGCTGGCTTCCAGCGCCGGTAACGCGCTGGAAGTGCGCGAAGCGGTGCGCTTTCTGACCGGCGAGCAGCGTAACCCGCGTCTGTTCGAGGTGACGATGGCGCTGTGCGAATCCATGCTGCTGGCGGGCCACCTGGCGCGCGATGCCGCCGAGGCGCGCGCGAAACTGCAGTCGGTGCTGGACAACGGCCGGGCGGCGGAGGTATTTGGCCGTATGGTGGCGGCCCAGCACGGCCCGACGGATTTTGTCGAACATTACGATCGCTATTTGTCGCCCGCCACGCTCAGCAAACCGGTGTTCGCCGGGCGCGACGGCTTTGTCGGCGCGATGGATGCGCGCGCGTTGGGCATGGTAGTGGTGGCGTTGGGTGGTGGTCGACGTCAGGCCAGTGATATCATTGATCACAGTGTCGGGCTGAGCGACATGGTCAGTCTGGGCGAGCGGGTGGATGCGCAGCGTCCGCTGGCGGTTGTCCACGCCAGAACCGAGTCGGACTGGCAACTGGCCGCGCAGGCGCTGCGCGAGGCGATTCGCCTTGACGATCAACCGCCTGCGCCTTGTCCGCTGATTTATCGTCGTCTGGACGCTACGGACATCTATACCCAAAATAATTCGAGTTGCAGGAAGGCGGCAAGTGAGTGA